A genomic region of Papaver somniferum cultivar HN1 chromosome 7, ASM357369v1, whole genome shotgun sequence contains the following coding sequences:
- the LOC113295670 gene encoding uncharacterized protein LOC113295670 produces the protein MEVALRVSDEDPTDEAKLNSMKEASVSLDNVRMKHVIMLKQKSRNKWLVEGVSNTAFFHANIQTRRSNNVISELVDENEEGVVMDAIPSLEEIKVVVFDLGVDSAPGPDGFSGCFYRHCWDVIQQDLFSAILATRLGGVLDRLVSEKQVSFMQGSNIHENISVASEIVNELKSKRKDGNVGLKLDISQAFDTVSWSFVLEVFRRYGFSENWCSWILNILSSARVSVLINGSPEGFFSINRGLRQGDPSSPLIFVLIEDVLSRNLTKLFLNKSVTPMLSKKGISPTHLFFVDDVMIFCEGNMKSFHSLLDLLGKYQASSGQTVSRQKSKVYYGGNSLSRCRTIMDLLGMEVSNFSDRYLGVQIMPGDAEVCRKVVIAYDKVCSPVREGGLGITKLVLTNKALLMKLWWNIQTSKKKWARFLYAKYTNRRDRTKKYEVNSSILSGIKQVYREVK, from the exons ATGGAAGTTGCTCTTCGTGTGTCAGATGAGGACCCGACAGATGAAGCTAAGTTGAATTCTATGAAGGAGGCGTCAGTTTCTCTTGATAATGTCCGTATGAAACATGTTATTATGCTAAAACAAAAGTCAAGGAACAAGTGGTTGGTTGAGGGTGTGAGTAATACTGCTTTTTTCCATGCAAACATTCAAACTCGTAGGAGTAATAATGTGATTTCTGAATTAGTTGATGAGAATG AGGAGGGTGTGGTGATGGATGCGATTCCTTCTTTGGAGGAAATTAAAGTCGTTGTTTTTGACTTGGGTGTTGATAGTGCGCCAGGCCCAGATGGGTTCTCTGGTTGTTTTTACAGGCATTGTTGGGATGTGATTCAACAAGACCTTTTCAGTGCA ATTCTTGCTACAAGGCTTGGTGGTGTTCTTGATAGACTTGTTTCGGAAAAACAAGTTTCTTTCATGCAGGGTAGCAacattcatgagaatattagCGTAGCCTCTGAAATTGTGAATGAGTTAAAAAGCAAGCGGAAAGATGGTAACGTGGGTCTCAAGTTagatatttctcaagcttttgacacggttagctgGTCTTTTGTCTTGGAGGTTTTTCGTAGATATGGTTTTTCAGAAAATTGGTGTTCTTGGATTTTGAATATCCTCAGTTCAGCTCGCGTTTCAGTTCTTATTAATGGCAGTCCTGAAGGCTTTTTCAGTATCAATAGGGGGCTTCGCCAAGGCGATCCTTcgtctcctcttatttttgtgctgatagaagatgttcttagtagaaaccTCACCAAGCTTTTCCTCAACAAGAGTGTGACTCCTATGTTGTCGAAAAAAGGTATTTCCCCTACTCATCTGTTTTTCGTTGATGACGTTATGATTTTTTGCGAAGGCAATATGAAGAGTTTTCATAGTTTACTCGATTTACTTGGTAAATATCAAGCTTCTTCTGGGCAGACGGTTTCTCGTCAAAAGAGTAAGGTGTATTATGGTGGAAATTCTTTGAGTCGGTGTAGAACTATCATGGATTTATTGGGTATGGAAGTCTCAAATTTTTCGGATAGATATTTAGGTGTTCAAATTATGCCAG GGGACGCTGAAGTTTGTCGTAAAGTTGTTATTGCTTATGATAAGGTTTGCAGCCCGGTGAGGGAAGGTGGCTTAGGCATTACCAAGCTTGTTCTTACCAATAAGGCTCTTCTTATGAAGCTGTGGTGGAACATTCAGACTtctaagaagaaatgggctcgtttTCTTTACGCTAA